The Tigriopus californicus strain San Diego chromosome 10, Tcal_SD_v2.1, whole genome shotgun sequence region agtccagattttctcattttttgtcgTGTGAATAGTAATAGTTAAATAAAAGtctaactctcttctttcacgggctccttcattgttcaattgttgccctcaaacattcgtagggagtatgtagtTGCTGATCCTGTATGTAGCATgatttaagtcaaacttggacaaatttttaactaAGCTTATTTGGTAAATTAAATTGGAATGCGAAATAGGAAAAAGTGTTTCGTTCCACGTTTGAACTATCTATTTCAAGTCTGGAActgaatcaatcaatgaaaaagaccAAGGGATGAAATGGCTTGTACTACTGGGGGCAACTTTCTCAGAATTATTTTATATGCCcttaaaaatgatgaaagaatTTAAATGGTTCAACGAATCTAAAATTTCTAGAGAGGAAAAGACTTTCAAAAGTTGAGGTAGTTATGTTTGGAAATTCAATATAGCTTACACAAAAAATTTGCGATTTAATGATGCTGTGTTTTATTCATATGTATTGATAGTATAAGACTGAGATCGTTTgtaaaatcatatttttttggcctttgatttgaatatttcattcaaaacgtttcaaaattgcaaaatttgataGATTTAAAATTGTCTTAAATATTTAGCCTCTTTTTAGACATCTCATTaaacattttatcatttttaatcaaatatcatttaaatatTTTATCTCTCAGACGTAGTTTGACGGCCAAAGAAATTTAACCACCCTAAACCAGAACGACAATTTTGCATGAGCAATATTGCTTCCAATTTTGGCCCTGGCTGATAaaccactttttgaaataatccTAATCACTTCTCGAACAATATTGAACGAATTATTCAAATTGTGTTACTTGAAACTACGTTAAAAGTTTATTAGGGGTTTTTACACTTAATCTAAGTAAATTAAGTGGCgaataagaaaaagaaaaagccaaaCATATGGCATTGGAAAGTCAAACGAATGGGGTCAAATGATTGTGGACACGTTCAGCCAAGCCTTATGGTGGCGCCGAAGTAAAATTACAAACAGTTAATAACAATAACTAGTGATTTCAAATCCGATGGAAATGACTTTTAATCCAAACAGTGTGGTTTCCTAATTTGGGATTTGACTGAGCCTTTCCTACAATACATTTGCGAAACTTGTGGTAGCTTCATCAGGCGCCTGAAAAACATTCGAAATTGAGAAAGTTGACCTAGGCACGCTGCTTGGTTTTCAAACCGGTTCATTCCTACAATTACCTAGAGCCTCTACAATTACCTGCCCTATCTGAAACGGATGAGTGTTCAGTAGTcgaaacatgttcaaatccaACCTCGAAATCATCAACAGACGATGGAAACGCCATTTCCAAGGACTTTACGAGGACATGATCAGCTCGTTGCGCCTCGCTGGATCCTCTCCATCGCTTGGAACCACTTTGCAATCGCACTCGTGGTCAAAGGCGTCTGTCTTGCTTGGGCAACTTCTAGACCTGCCCCGTAACCGGACAATCACTCTCCATCTCTTCGCTTTGGCCTGGAATGCCTCCCTTCAAGCTAAACATCCAGATCACAAGCACACCTGGATTCGTCATGCCCTGGGGCTAGCACTTGAAACCGAGGACCAGGAGCTCGTTGTGAAAACTGGAGTACGATTGGTTGAGTTGAACATTGAAACTGGGGATTTACAAGCGGCGGATCATATCGCCTGGGTATTGGAAACCTCAAACCACCGGCAGATTCGGATGCTTCGTTTGCAGATCCAAAGTGTAATTCGGCCAAATCAGATACCGTTCACCTTAAAAAGAATTTTCCAACAATCTCCAAATCTAGTACCAGAGGACATATGGCATAGTATTCTTGGACACATTGCAACATTGCCCAATTTTTCAATCCTTTTTTCGATGGTTTGCCATTTGGCTTTGACACGTTGGCCTCAGGATGAAAAAATTCACTTACTTCTTCTGGCTACATCGGAGTCGTCGAAAGAATGGGACATTGCATACGAGATCGTTGTTCATGCCATACAGAACAAGATCCGTCTGAACAAGGTCAGACAGCCCTTTCTCAAACTTGGCCTCAGTGTTGCGCGTTCTTTGTGGAAAGAGGGGCAATTTGAGGAGCTCAACAAATTCTGCGAAAGCCTGAGTTTCGTAAGTTCGAATCCAGATTATTGCGCCTTGCACGAAAAGGTTGTCGAGTACGCTCTTAAGGGTGCTTTAAGATTAAGGGACTTAAATAGAGTCAAGGACCTCATGCGGACCTTCCCTTTAGCGTCTGAATCTCCCATCTCGAAGAAAATTCGCTTACATTTAGCTTTGATGGAAAGGAACGAATTCAATATTTGCCAAGAGCTCTTGAACGTTCTTGATCAACAAACAAATCCTTTGGATCATTTGACAGGATTCAAGGGATTGATTGATATCATGAACGGTCGTAAAACATATGATATCAACCCATTACATCTGAGCAATCTGTTGgacaaaatttggaagcaaatcaaGGACCCAAGGACTCAAGCAATCACTTTGCAATGGATGATTCAAATTCAGATGGAGTTGGCCACGGGTTCATCAGATTTTGATAATCCACAGCTCATACAGAGAATTGCCAACAACGTCAATTTCTGCTTGAGTAAATTGATGGCACAACAAGACTTGTTGCCCTGGTTTTCAAAGGTGTTGTGGAATGCGTCGTTGGCTTGTATATCCCATTCGCATTTACGGTCACAAGTCTTGGAGGCGGCGTCCAAACTGTTTGAGGCACAAAGAGATATCGTCAGTCAGACCAActgtcaaattttgattgttgCTACCCAGATACAAATCATCGAAAGCAAAGAAGACTGCGTGGATAAATTGAGACTCTTTGAAACTCTTGAAATTATGAAGAAGCAATTAGCATCCCTCGCTGTGGATCCGAAAAAGCAAAACGTAGTTAAAATTTACGAATTCAAGTTGGCCTTGCTTCTTGAAGACATCGCTCTTGCCTCTAGAATCATAGAGAAAACCATCGAGGAAGAATATGAAGGCTGCCAAACTTTTGCCCTGCTCTATTGTGTTTTAAGGAAGTATCCACGAAAATGTGGAACTAGTTTATGGTTGTTGGAGATCAAAGCCCTGCAAGGGTTGATCATGTGCGTCACCCGAGTTCCTGGTCATTCCGCTCGTGAGGTCTTTCACCTCTTTTCCAAACTCCTGGCCACGGGTCTCTTCATTGAGGAATTGGAACTACTGGAGGAAGCTCGTCAAACTATCCAAGAATATTTAAAACTTGAATATATGTCAGAGCAAGACGTGCGATGCCTTGTGGTTATGGTGAAAAACTTGTGGAATGGAGGCGTAAAGTTCggtgaaaatggccaaactgATCTGGGTAAGTCAGGCCAAGCTCAGAAAAGCAAATTCGATTCCACGCAAGTAATTACCTTCATTATTATTTCCAGCACTATTCTGCAAAAGACTTGCGTTCAATTTGACAGCTCATTTGCCAGAGACAGATCGcacaaaaataactttgatcATCGACAACTTTCGCGAGTAACACGTTTATTTggcgaaaaatgaaattaatcattctttttcagtTACAAATTTCTTCTAAACTGCGATTGTGATTTCCGATGAACCACTCTCCCGCGTCATCATTTAGACAGAATAATGGTTCTGCAGAGAACAGCGGTAGAGAAATTAatagaataataataattatcaTCGTATCAATGGTTGAAGAATTCATGAATACTTCAGACCCCCAAAGGGTGTCGAACCCCAGGCTAAAAATACCGCCACAATAGCACACGAAATGATAGGGAGGGATGTGGTCGAAGTCGGTGTAAACTTCAAATTTAACTAATTTTTGCATTCacttttgagaagaaaatcgATCGTTAGAAGTCGAGTGACACCGAAAGGAGTCCATTTGTTCCTTTGATGACACACTCTAATTGGACTATTAAGTCGTTTCCAAGACAGTAGAGACTCAAAATTTGTCATGATTTCATCAATATTAATTGTTAGAATTTTTGTGTCGTGAGATAGTCGGGTTGATCAATTGAACTCTAGGTCAAGGGATAATTGCGTATTAACGCTGAAAAAACGATCATCAATTGGCCTATAACTTAAAACAAGACACGGATCAAGAAACCCAAgtgttttgaaccaaaaagtAGTATGGTTTTAAGAGGGCGAGGATGGATGGTCCAAGCAGACGAAAATCGAGACAGGCACATCtctttcaagatgaaagatagTTGTATAATTCAATGCCAATGAGCTGGGAGACTTCGAAAATATTTCCAATTAGGCTAAAAAGAGAGTTTCTGTGCTCATAGttgacaaaataaatcatCTGCATTAACACACCCATAGATGCAATTACGCTTTGTAATTTTAACATGGTTGCGACAGGTCCAGCAATGATGGAAAACTAAGTCGTTTCAACCGAAAAACTCCAACTTGCTCGTCTATTGTTCTTTTAGCGAACGGTGGACAACAAACTCTCAGAACGAATTTAAAAAATCCAGGAGTTGAGAATGAAGATATAGGAGAGAAGACGAATAACATGGGAGAACAAGCAATGCCTTCACAATGGCATGgcctgtgtgtgtgtgtggggggagggggggtcACGTCGGTCGGGCAAAGACATTTTCTTTCCACTTAGATTTTCCCAAAATGGTGCATGGATTTGCATGCCGTTGAAAATAGGTCAACAATTGTTGACAATATCCCACCCAGACCTTTGTCTGTAGGACAACAATCACATCAGGTTGGCTTTACTCGGAAATTGGGCGTTGGTATTCTTCCTTTCCCATCAAATTTAAGTTAAGACGAGACGGTCATTTCTTCTGGTGTATCCTCTTTGGCCGGAGCACCTCGACGACCTTTTCTCCTGGATCCAGGAGATTCAATGGAGTTAGTTTGCACCCCGGGGGTATTCTGATGATCACTAGCCATAGATCTGAGATTTCCACTTCGCCTTTGAGGGTGATCCGTGCCGTTGGAAGTGACGTTGGAAACGGGGGCCGATTTAGCTTGACCCTCTGTTGATAGACCTCAAGGCTGAGGGCGGGAATGGCGTTCAATTTGGCCATAACGTCGAAAGACTGACCACTGGGACGAAGTGGTTGTTGAGTATCCTTTGAATTTAATGGGGTTGGGTTACGATCTCCGAAGAGCTCTCACTCTTGCTTAAATAAACAATCCCTCCCTCGTCCACATGGGAAGGATCATCTCCGCTGCGATGAGTTTTTCTCCCTTTTCGACCCAAGTGACCCTCGTCTCGTAATTCCTGATAGCGCTTGCCTTTACAAGATCTTGAGCTACGCCTACGGTCCTCTTCATCGTCCTCATGAGGCCGCTTTGGAGCCGCAAGGCTGGAGACCTTGTCCTGATTGGAGAAGTTGTTCAATTCAACTGACATTGGGGTGACACTAACAGACGGGGTTTGAGGGGGCGTCGTGGAAAGATTCAACGGTCGATTGGTGCGTTCTCCGTTGGAACGTGATTCTGTGGTGATTAATGTCACAGACACAGGAGGTGGGGAAGTTCGAAGTTGATTACTCCCATTCGCCTTTGATCTGGGAGATTGAGGAGCGGGGGAGTGGGCCAGAAGACTCTTGATGTCAAGCCCCGACGAAGAA contains the following coding sequences:
- the LOC131887729 gene encoding uncharacterized protein LOC131887729, yielding MFKSNLEIINRRWKRHFQGLYEDMISSLRLAGSSPSLGTTLQSHSWSKASVLLGQLLDLPRNRTITLHLFALAWNASLQAKHPDHKHTWIRHALGLALETEDQELVVKTGVRLVELNIETGDLQAADHIAWVLETSNHRQIRMLRLQIQSVIRPNQIPFTLKRIFQQSPNLVPEDIWHSILGHIATLPNFSILFSMVCHLALTRWPQDEKIHLLLLATSESSKEWDIAYEIVVHAIQNKIRLNKVRQPFLKLGLSVARSLWKEGQFEELNKFCESLSFVSSNPDYCALHEKVVEYALKGALRLRDLNRVKDLMRTFPLASESPISKKIRLHLALMERNEFNICQELLNVLDQQTNPLDHLTGFKGLIDIMNGRKTYDINPLHLSNLLDKIWKQIKDPRTQAITLQWMIQIQMELATGSSDFDNPQLIQRIANNVNFCLSKLMAQQDLLPWFSKVLWNASLACISHSHLRSQVLEAASKLFEAQRDIVSQTNCQILIVATQIQIIESKEDCVDKLRLFETLEIMKKQLASLAVDPKKQNVVKIYEFKLALLLEDIALASRIIEKTIEEEYEGCQTFALLYCVLRKYPRKCGTSLWLLEIKALQGLIMCVTRVPGHSAREVFHLFSKLLATGLFIEELELLEEARQTIQEYLKLEYMSEQDVRCLVVMVKNLWNGGVKFGENGQTDLALFCKRLAFNLTAHLPETDRTKITLIIDNFRE